In the genome of Pusillimonas sp. T7-7, the window TCGCGTCCCCAATTGGTGCCTAACGCTGCCGAGGAATTGCGTACTGGTACCGACAATATGCCTGTCACCGGCTATGACTATGGCAACTCGGATGTTCCCGCTGTAATACGCAATCCACGCAGCCAAGCTTCGGCTCAGGTGCGTGCCCTTGAGACGGCTGGCATGGACCACTTTGATATTCCTGCCTTCCTGCGCAAACAGGCAGATTAATGCCGGGTTGCAAAGTTTAGTAACCGTCATTACGGCCTCTCTCATGCCTGGTCTGGTTTTATAAGGCCAGAACCCGATGGACGCATGGCTTCCTCTTCCCCGAAGTCATGCGTCGTCGCATTGCTGCACCGGGGTTTAAATCGAGAATCTTCTTGCTGTTTATGAAGTTACTTGAAACATAATTGGAATATAAGCGCTTATGGTTAACCCTCAATTCGGTTAAACTGTATTCCCAGTAACGCTAGGGCAAGATGTCCTCGCCGGTTTCTACTTTAAAAAAAGCATGTTACGTCAACGCACTATTCAGAAATCCATCAGTACCAAAGGGGTTGGCCTTCATTCGGGCCGGCGGGTCGAAATCACCCTGCGTCCGGCTGCACCCAATACAGGTATTGTGTTTCATCGCGTTGATCTTCCCCAGGTGGTCGATTTTCCCGCACAAGCTGATCAGGTGGGCAATACTCGCATGGCATCGGTATTGCAGCAGGGCAATGTGCGCGTTTCGACGGTAGAGCACTTGATGTCGGCTCTGGCCGGGCTGGGCATTGATAACCTGCACGTCGACCTGACCGCCGAAGAAGTCCCCATTATGGATGGCAGCGCCGGTACGTTTGTGTACCTGTTGCGCTCGGCCGGCCTCGAAGAGCAGGCTGCCCCCAAGAAATTCCTGCGGGTCTTGAAAACCGTCGAAGTTACCGAGGGCGAGGGCGATGACCAGAAATGGGCCCGTCTTGAACCCTACGACGGCTTTGCGTTGTCGTTCGCCATCGATTTTCATCATCCCGCCATCGACTCTACGGCCAACTTTGCCGAAGTCGACTTTGCACATGATTCGTACGTCAAAACGATCGCGCGTGCCCGTACTTTTGGCTTTGCCAGCGAGGTCGAGGCCTTGCGTGCTGCCGGCTTGGCTCGTGGCGGCAGTCTCGACAACGCCATCGTCATGGACGAATACCGTGTCCTGAACTCCGACGGCCTGCGCTACGAAGATGAGTTCGTCAAGCACAAGATACTCGATGCCATTGGCGACCTTTACCTGATAGGCAAGCCATTGGTCGCACGTTACGTAGCCTGCAAGTCGGGCCATGGGCTAAATAACCAACTGGCCCGTGCCTTGCTTGCTCAGCAAGATGCCTGGGAACTCGTTACCTACGAGTCGGCCGCTACGGCTCCCAAGGCTTTTGTGCAAGAGTGGAAATTTGCTTAAAACCCCTTGTTTTTATTGCTGATGATGCCTGAGCAGGCGTTGTACGGCATCAGCCAGCGGCCCAGGCCGCAATTCGCTATATAGCGTTTCAAAGGCTTTCAAGGCGGCATCATCCAAAGGAGTCACTTCCCGGGGTGCTGTTTTTGTCTGGGTTTTACCCAAGCCAGCTTGAACCTTGACCACGATTTGGTTAAGGTTCCAACCGCTGCTGTTCAAGCGCTGGATGATTCGAGGCGCGAGCTGCCGGAGTTTCGCAGCATAAGCGGCAGCGGGAACTGCCAGCGTAACTTGCTGTCTTTCTATACGGGCCACTTTGCACACCTCTGCCAGTGCAGGGGGCAGGATCTGTATTGCCGCTTGTTCCACGGCAATCAGTTCGCGTGCCGCCGTCAGCACCTGTGCGCCATGCTGGTCGTCACTCAGCCAATTGACCGCCAGGGTGGCGGTGGTGGCTTCTTGGGATACTTGAGGACGGCGTCTGGACATGCGCGGTATTTTTGAATATTTAAAGTGAGAAAGTGGTTTATGCAGAATCAGTCTGTTGATTCTACTGCGAAAGGGCTAAGAGGCATCGCCGTGGCCTTGCTGGTCGTGTGCGCCATGGGTGCATCGGCAATGGCGGGCGCCTGGATACAAGCCCAGCGCAGTGTCCGGCCGGTGTTGTCGGCTCAGCAAGAGCGCGTGATATCCGAACAGGTTTTGCGCGACTCGGCCTATGTGCGCCAGAACGTCAATTTGCTGGCCAGTAAAGTGGGCGACCTGCAGGCCAAGCTCATAGCCATGGGCGGGTTGAGCAAACGGGTGGCCGAAGTGGCCGGCGTATCTTATACCGACCCCGAGGTGCAGGCCAGTATAGAGCAGGTCGGCATGTCGTCCGTGATGGACGATATCAGCACTGAACATGGCGCTTCGTGGTCGGCCGAGGGTCTGGGTCGTGAGCTCGACATGATGACGCAACAGCTTTCCGAGCAGAAAGACTGGTTCGCCATGCTGGACCTGGTCCTGACCAAGCGTACAGGCGTCGAAGCCAGTCTGCCTACCTATATGCCCGTCAATTATCCCTATCTGAGCTCTTCCTTTGGATGGCGACGCAATCCGGTAACGGGCCGCCACACCATGCACGAAGGCCTGGATTTTGCGGCGCCCAAAGGTACGCCCATCTACGCCGCCTCGGGGGGCGTGGTTACGCAGGCTCGCTATGCAACAGGTTATGGCAAGCTGGTCGAAATCAGTCATGGCAACGGCTTGGTTACCCGTTACGCCCACGCTTCCTCCTTTAATGTCAAGGTGGGTGATCTGGTCGAGAAAGGCCAGCAGATCGCCCGTGTGGGCTCAACGGGGCGGTCTACCGGCTCACACTTGCATTTCGAAGTGCGCATGGCCGGGCACCCCCTGGACCCTACCCTGTTTTTGGCCAGGCCGCAGACGCCAGGACAACTGGTGACGGACGCCTCGGGGGCGACGCAAGCCATCACTGCCCAGGTGCGTTAAACTGTATCGTTTTCCTGCGGTTTTAACCGCCAACCCATACAGACAGGCATGCGAGCTTGCGCTTTTTGCGGTAAGTTTGCATTGATGAAACAAGAATGGTTTCTCTGCTAAAAAAGCTTATTGGTAGTCGTAACGACCGCTTACTTAAACAGTTTCGCAAACAGGTGGCGCAAATCAACGCGCTTGAGCCTGGCATGGAGTCGCTCACCGACGACGAGCTGACTGCAAAAACCACCGAATTTCGTCAGCGCGTTGCCGACGGGGCGTCGCTCGACGATCTTCTGCCCGAGGCCTTTGCTGTCGTGCGGGAGGCCAGCAAGCGTGTATTTGGCATGCGTCATTTCGACGTCCAGATGCTGGGCGCCATCGCGTTGCATAACGGCAAAATCGCTGAAATGCGCACAGGTGAAGGCAAGACACTGATGGCGACATTGGCGGTCTACTTGAACGCTCTGGCAGGCAAGGGCGTGCATGTGGTTACTGTCAACGACTACTTGGCACGCCGCGACGCTGAGTGGATGGGCCGGCTTTACAGCTTCCTGGGCATGACGACCGGTGTAGTCGTACCGCAGCAAGAGAACGAAGAAAAAAAGGCGGCATACCAGGCCGATATCACCTACGGCACCAATAACGAATACGGTTTTGATTACCTGCGCGACAACATGGAATATCGCGCCGAAGATCGCCGTCAACGGCCGCTTTTTTACGCTATTGTCGACGAGGTCGACTCCATTCTGATCGATGAGGCGCGTACGCCGCTCATCATTTCCGGTCAGGCCGAAGACAATACCGACTTGTATGTGCGCATGAATGCGGTGCCGCCCATGCTGACCCGCATGGCCGAAGAACCCAAGCCGCACGAACCCGAGCCGGAAGGCGACTTCTGGGTCGATGAAAAAGCCCAGCAGGTGCATTTGTCCGAAGCCGGGCAGATCAAGGCCGAAGAGGTCCTGACCCAGGTGGGCATGCTGCCCGAGGGCGAGTCGCTTTACGATCCACGCCATATTTCATTGGTCCACCATCTGATGGTGTCCTTGCGCGCGCACAATCTGTTCTTTCTTGATCAGCAGTACGTGGTTCAAGAGGGCGAGATTGTTATCGTCGACGAATTCACAGGCCGCCTGATGGCGGGCCGACGGTGGTCCGATGGCCTGCATCAGGCTGTCGAGGCGAAGGAAGGCGTCAAGATCCAGAACGAAAATCAGACGCTGGCATCCATTACCTTCCAGAATTACTTCCGTATGTATGGCAAGCTGGCCGGCATGACGGGTACGGCCGATACCGAAGCCTACGAATTCCAGTCCATCTATTCGCTCGAAACGGTCATCATTCCGACCAATCGCCCAATGGCTCGAGACGATCAGAATGACCAGGTATTCAAGACCGATATCGAAAAGTACAACGCCATACTGGCCGACATCAAAGACTGCCACGAACGCGGGCAGCCTGTGCTCGTGGGTACGACCAGCATCGAAAATTCCGAACTGCTGTCGGGCATGCTGAACAAGGTCAAGCTGCCGCACTCGGTGCTCAATGCCAAGCAGCACGCACGCGAGGCCGAGATTGTTGCAGAAGCCGGCAAACCCGGTCACATCACCATTGCCACGAACATGGCCGGCCGCGGTACCGATATTGTGCTGGGCGGCAGTGTCGAGAAACAAGTCGATTTGCTGCGGGCCGACGATAGTCTGACCGCAGAAGAAAAAGAAGCGCGCATTGCCACGGTCAAGACCGAGTGGGCGCCTGCCAATGAGGCCGTCAAGGCCGCTGGCGGCTTGCGCATCATAGGCACCGAGCGGCATGAGTCCCGCCGTATCGATAATCAGTTGCGTGGCCGTGCCGGCCGTCAGGGCGACCCTGGTTCGTCGCGCTTTTACTTGTCGCTGGAAGATTCGCTGATGCGCATCTTTGCCGGTGATCGTGTGCGCGCCATTATGGAGCGCCTGCGCCTGCCTGAAGGCGAACCCATCGAAGCAAAAATGGTGTCGCGCTCCATTGAGTCCGCACAGCGCAAGGTCGAGGCGCGTAACTTCGACATCCGCAAGCAACTGCTCGAATACGACGACGTAT includes:
- the lpxC gene encoding UDP-3-O-acyl-N-acetylglucosamine deacetylase — its product is MLRQRTIQKSISTKGVGLHSGRRVEITLRPAAPNTGIVFHRVDLPQVVDFPAQADQVGNTRMASVLQQGNVRVSTVEHLMSALAGLGIDNLHVDLTAEEVPIMDGSAGTFVYLLRSAGLEEQAAPKKFLRVLKTVEVTEGEGDDQKWARLEPYDGFALSFAIDFHHPAIDSTANFAEVDFAHDSYVKTIARARTFGFASEVEALRAAGLARGGSLDNAIVMDEYRVLNSDGLRYEDEFVKHKILDAIGDLYLIGKPLVARYVACKSGHGLNNQLARALLAQQDAWELVTYESAATAPKAFVQEWKFA
- a CDS encoding DciA family protein, whose product is MSRRRPQVSQEATTATLAVNWLSDDQHGAQVLTAARELIAVEQAAIQILPPALAEVCKVARIERQQVTLAVPAAAYAAKLRQLAPRIIQRLNSSGWNLNQIVVKVQAGLGKTQTKTAPREVTPLDDAALKAFETLYSELRPGPLADAVQRLLRHHQQ
- a CDS encoding M23 family metallopeptidase, whose protein sequence is MQNQSVDSTAKGLRGIAVALLVVCAMGASAMAGAWIQAQRSVRPVLSAQQERVISEQVLRDSAYVRQNVNLLASKVGDLQAKLIAMGGLSKRVAEVAGVSYTDPEVQASIEQVGMSSVMDDISTEHGASWSAEGLGRELDMMTQQLSEQKDWFAMLDLVLTKRTGVEASLPTYMPVNYPYLSSSFGWRRNPVTGRHTMHEGLDFAAPKGTPIYAASGGVVTQARYATGYGKLVEISHGNGLVTRYAHASSFNVKVGDLVEKGQQIARVGSTGRSTGSHLHFEVRMAGHPLDPTLFLARPQTPGQLVTDASGATQAITAQVR
- the secA gene encoding preprotein translocase subunit SecA codes for the protein MVSLLKKLIGSRNDRLLKQFRKQVAQINALEPGMESLTDDELTAKTTEFRQRVADGASLDDLLPEAFAVVREASKRVFGMRHFDVQMLGAIALHNGKIAEMRTGEGKTLMATLAVYLNALAGKGVHVVTVNDYLARRDAEWMGRLYSFLGMTTGVVVPQQENEEKKAAYQADITYGTNNEYGFDYLRDNMEYRAEDRRQRPLFYAIVDEVDSILIDEARTPLIISGQAEDNTDLYVRMNAVPPMLTRMAEEPKPHEPEPEGDFWVDEKAQQVHLSEAGQIKAEEVLTQVGMLPEGESLYDPRHISLVHHLMVSLRAHNLFFLDQQYVVQEGEIVIVDEFTGRLMAGRRWSDGLHQAVEAKEGVKIQNENQTLASITFQNYFRMYGKLAGMTGTADTEAYEFQSIYSLETVIIPTNRPMARDDQNDQVFKTDIEKYNAILADIKDCHERGQPVLVGTTSIENSELLSGMLNKVKLPHSVLNAKQHAREAEIVAEAGKPGHITIATNMAGRGTDIVLGGSVEKQVDLLRADDSLTAEEKEARIATVKTEWAPANEAVKAAGGLRIIGTERHESRRIDNQLRGRAGRQGDPGSSRFYLSLEDSLMRIFAGDRVRAIMERLRLPEGEPIEAKMVSRSIESAQRKVEARNFDIRKQLLEYDDVSNDQRKVLYAQRNEVLESTDVSETITNLRTAALSDQFRAYIPEGTMEEQWDVPGLQSALEAEWQITLPLIDMLEKETSLTDDDLLDRVLEEGRRLYQAKVDLVGHEGWAPFERSMLLQSIDTHWRNHLSALDHLRQGIHLRGYAQKDPKQEYKREAFELFSAMLDRVRDEVIRVLMTVRIQSPEQVEVEEAEPKLDNVTYHHSDYDAALSGEDPGLDQAPAQTQQGAGMPKVGRNDACPCGSGKKYKHCHGKIA